Part of the Limihaloglobus sulfuriphilus genome is shown below.
AGCTGATACAGGCCTACCTCGAGGACCTCGACTGCCGCACGCTGGCGGCGACGGACGGCGAAGAGGCTATCGATATTGTCAAAGAGCAGATGCCGGATTTGATCCTGCTGGATGTCATGATGCCCAAAATGAGCGGCTACGAGGTCTGCAAGCGGCTTAAGGCAAAGCCGGAAACCACTGATATACCTGTAATTATGGTTACCGCTCTAAGCGAGCTGGGCGATATTGAACGCGCGGTGGAGTGCGGCACGGACGATTTTCTCAGCAAGCCGGTAAACAAACTTGAGCTGCTCACACGCGTAAAAACCATGCTGAAACTCAAAAGCGTTACCGACAAGCTCCAGAAAACCCTTGCTTACTTAGAAGCCCTGCAAATCCAGGCCCCGCAATAGTTTAACTGCCCCGGAATTCTCCGTCTAACGCCCGGTCAGGCTTAGAAACTCTCTACGGTCTCGACGACGGCCCTTACATTTTCCAGCGGTATGTCGTAAAACAGATAATCGCTGGCGCCGACCATGTGCTTGCGTCCCTTTGTCGCTTCCAGCACCACCAAAGTCGCCTCTTTGACCTCATCAACGGTGCCGTTGAGCAGGATATCGAGGCCGATATTGCCGCGTGTGCACATCTCGGACGGCAGTATTTTGCGGGCATCAGCGAGACTCTCGACATTACCCACCGGCGGCGGCGAAAGCGTCTCGAACAAATCTATCCCCATGCGGTTATACAGCCCCATATCCAAAAACGGCTGAACCGGCGAGCAGATATGCGTATAGGCGAGTTTGCCCAGCGAGCGGATAAAATCAGTCAAAACCTTCGAGTCGGGTA
Proteins encoded:
- a CDS encoding response regulator; protein product: MSCTKNHIDTILVVDDNEQNLELIQAYLEDLDCRTLAATDGEEAIDIVKEQMPDLILLDVMMPKMSGYEVCKRLKAKPETTDIPVIMVTALSELGDIERAVECGTDDFLSKPVNKLELLTRVKTMLKLKSVTDKLQKTLAYLEALQIQAPQ